In a single window of the Astyanax mexicanus isolate ESR-SI-001 unplaced genomic scaffold, AstMex3_surface scaffold_34, whole genome shotgun sequence genome:
- the LOC125790022 gene encoding NACHT, LRR and PYD domains-containing protein 3-like, whose protein sequence is MDLQNSSSGAGLPVLKKKRTASPAPSGVSMKSDRSMGNPPNFSSEAVTSDPKRKRAASPAPSGVSMKSDRSMGNPPNFSSEAVTSDPKEKITLNVLRKTNEKDLPTTLESKLAPACQPKLKSTLREKCQRINEGITNPGTSVLLNEIYTELYITQGGGGEINQEHEVRQIEDASRKRTTQELPIKCNNIFTPLPEQNQPIRTVLTKGVAGIGKTVSVQKFILDWADGKANQDVLFIFPLPFRELNLMKEKKLSLVNLLQRFFPETQDLKPRHYKSYKIMFIFDGLMSVDFL, encoded by the exons atggatcttcagaactccagcagtggagcaGGACtccctgtcctaaa GAAGAAGAGaacagcatctccagcccccagtggagtgtctatgaagagtgatcgGTCCATGGGGAATCCTcctaatttcagcagtgaagctgtgacctctgacccaaA gaggaagagagcagcatctccagcccccagtggagtgtctatgaagagtgatcgGTCCATGGGGAATCCTcctaatttcagcagtgaagctgtgacctctgacccaaA AGAGAAGATTACACTGAATGTCCTGAGGAAGACGAACGAGAAAGACCTCCCTAccacactagagagca AATTGGCCCCGGCTTGTCAACCAAAGCTCAAATCCACACTGAGGGAAAAATgtcagagaattaatgaaggaatcacAAATCCTGGAACCTCAGTCCtcctgaatgagatctacacagagctctacatcacacagGGAGGGGGTGGAGagatcaatcaggaacatgaggtaaGACAGATTGAAGAtgcatccaggaaaaggacaACACAGGAGCTTCCCATTAAATGTAACAACATCTTTACaccattaccagaacagaaccaacccatcagaactgtgctgactaaaggagttgctggaattggaaaaacagtctctgtgcagaagttcattctggactgggctgatggaaaagccaatcaggacgTCCTCTTCATTTTCCCTcttccttttagagaactgaatctaatgaaggagaagaagctcagtctggtgaatcttcttcagcgcttcttcccagaaacacaagatttaaaaccaagacattataagagctacaagatcatgttcatctttgatggtctaaTGAGTGTCGACTTCCTCTGA